In Phreatobacter cathodiphilus, the genomic window TCCTTACCCGCCGCGCCATGGCGGCGGACGCGCTCAGCCATGCCGTCGTTCCCGGCGTCGTCGTCGCCGTCGCGGTCACCGGCCTCGCGGGAAGCCTCGTCGTCCTCGCCGGCGGCCTCGCTGCGGCCTTCGCCGCCTCGGGCCTCGTCGCTCTCCTCATCCGCCTCGGGCGGGTCGAGCCGGGCACGGCGCTCGGGGTCGTCTTCACCACCTTCTTCGCCTTCGGCATCCTGGTGCTGGAATGGTCCGGCCTGTCGCGCACCGGCTTCGACATCCACCACGTCGTCACCGGCTATCTGGAGGGCCTCATCTGGATCGGGCGGGATCCCGGCGCACAGGCGAGCCTCCTCCGGTCGCTCATGGACCTGCCGCAGGTGGTCTTCGAGCTCGCCATCGTGCTGGTCCTCGTCGTCGCCATCCTCGGCGCCTTCCGCAAGGAGTTCGCCCTCCTCGCCTTCGATCCGGTCTTCGCCCGGGCGAGCGGCCTGCCCGTGGGGCTCCTCGAGGCGGCGCTTCTCACCGCCACGGCGCTCGCCTGCACGGCAGCCTTCAAGTCGGTCGGGGTCGTGCTGGCGGTGGCCATGATCGTCTGCCCGGCCGCCACCGCGCGCCTTCTGACCACGCGCCTGCCACAGCAGATGGCGCTGTCGGCGGCCATCGCCCTCGGCACCGTCTTCGTCGGCTACGCGGCGGCGGTGCTCGGGCCGCGCCTGTTCGGCTCGGCATTGGCCCTCAACGCGGCGGGAACCATCGGCGCCATGGCGGGCCTGGCTCTGGTCGCGACGGCGGCGATGCGCGGGCGCGCCTGACCCCGGCGCAAATCCATCGGCGCTGCGGCCGCGTAACTGCTTCCAACCTCGCCCGTTCAGGCGTATCACCCGCCCCAGCGAGACATTCCCACCCGCGAGTTCCCATGCGCGAGATGAAGCTTCCCGCCGGCCACGTCCCCGTGAAGACCGGCAAGATCGGCGTGCTGCTGATGAACCTCGGCACGCCCGACGGCACCGACTACTGGTCCATGCGCCGCTACCTCAAGGAGTTCCTCTCCGACCGCCGGGTCATCGAGACTTCGCGCGCCATCTGGTGGCCGATCCTCAACCTGATCATCCTGCAGACGCGGCCCCAGAAGAAGGGCAAGGACTACGCGACGATCTGGAACACCGAGAAGGACGAGAGCTTCCTCAAGACCATCACCCGCAACCAGGCGGAGAAGCTTGCCGCCCATCTCGCCGGCGTCAGCCCCGACATCCACGTCGAATGGGCCATGCGCTACGGCAATCCCGCCATCAAGCCGGCCATCGAGCGGCTGATGGCCGAGGGCTGCGACCGCATCCTCGCCTTCTCGCTCTATCCGCAATATGCCGCCGCCACCACGGCGACCGCCAACGACCACGTGTTCCGCGCCCTGATGGAGATGCGCTGGCAGCCGACGCTGCGCATCGCGCCGCCCTATCACGACGAGCCGGCTTATATCTCCGCCCTCGCGCAGTCGGTGCGCAACCATCTCGCGACCCTCGACTTCGAGCCGGAGGTGATCCTCACCTCATTCCACGGCATGCCGAAGGAGTACCTGCTGAAGGGCGATCCCTATCATTGCCAGTGCGCCAAGACCTGGCGCCTGCTGCGCGAGGAGCTGGGC contains:
- a CDS encoding metal ABC transporter permease → MAEFWTVDFVPLLAASLSALACALVGNLLVLTRRAMAADALSHAVVPGVVVAVAVTGLAGSLVVLAGGLAAAFAASGLVALLIRLGRVEPGTALGVVFTTFFAFGILVLEWSGLSRTGFDIHHVVTGYLEGLIWIGRDPGAQASLLRSLMDLPQVVFELAIVLVLVVAILGAFRKEFALLAFDPVFARASGLPVGLLEAALLTATALACTAAFKSVGVVLAVAMIVCPAATARLLTTRLPQQMALSAAIALGTVFVGYAAAVLGPRLFGSALALNAAGTIGAMAGLALVATAAMRGRA
- the hemH gene encoding ferrochelatase, yielding MREMKLPAGHVPVKTGKIGVLLMNLGTPDGTDYWSMRRYLKEFLSDRRVIETSRAIWWPILNLIILQTRPQKKGKDYATIWNTEKDESFLKTITRNQAEKLAAHLAGVSPDIHVEWAMRYGNPAIKPAIERLMAEGCDRILAFSLYPQYAAATTATANDHVFRALMEMRWQPTLRIAPPYHDEPAYISALAQSVRNHLATLDFEPEVILTSFHGMPKEYLLKGDPYHCQCAKTWRLLREELGYSPEQMMMSFQSRFGPDEWLKPYTDETVEALAKRGVKRLAIIAPAFSADCLETLEELDGENRHIFEAHGGEKFTYIPCLNESDLGMKVITTVVERELKGWV